In Amycolatopsis coloradensis, one genomic interval encodes:
- a CDS encoding NUDIX hydrolase, producing the protein MNTVSDSTVRCVGGIVHDELGRILLIRRANEPGRGLWSVPGGRVEPGETDEAAVIREMREETGLDVMPGTLVGTVRRGPYDIHDYACAVTGGTLRAGDDATDARWIDAGTLIELDEGGHLAELLFVTLRDWGVLPTAVLTPAVPDSAKDAGIKQRKR; encoded by the coding sequence ATGAACACCGTTTCGGACAGCACCGTCCGCTGCGTAGGCGGCATCGTCCACGACGAGTTGGGGCGGATTCTGCTGATCCGGCGCGCGAATGAACCCGGACGTGGACTCTGGTCGGTCCCCGGCGGACGGGTCGAACCAGGCGAAACGGACGAAGCGGCCGTCATCCGGGAGATGCGCGAAGAGACCGGGCTCGACGTGATGCCGGGCACACTCGTCGGCACCGTCCGCCGCGGCCCGTATGACATCCACGATTACGCCTGCGCGGTCACCGGTGGCACTCTCCGTGCCGGGGACGACGCCACCGACGCCCGGTGGATCGACGCCGGAACCTTGATCGAACTCGACGAAGGCGGCCACTTGGCCGAACTCCTGTTCGTCACTCTCCGCGATTGGGGAGTGCTGCCGACCGCCGTCTTGACACCCGCTGTGCCCGATTCGGCAAAAGACGCGGGGATAAAGCAGCGCAAGAGGTGA
- a CDS encoding TIGR00730 family Rossman fold protein, which translates to MAAPRRVCVFCGSSMGFDPRYADEARALGTLLASRGIGLVYGGASVGTMGVVADAALAAGGEVIGVIPEALGSVEIAHAGLTELHVVADMHQRKAKMAALSDGFLALPGGAGTLEELFEVWTWAQLGLHEKPIGLVDVGGYYAPLLKFADHMVSEGFLSAGYRDMLSIDSDASVLLDGFADYVPPPRPKWAK; encoded by the coding sequence ATGGCGGCTCCGCGCCGGGTCTGTGTCTTCTGCGGCTCTTCGATGGGCTTCGACCCGCGGTACGCCGACGAAGCTCGCGCCCTGGGCACACTGCTGGCCTCGCGGGGCATCGGGCTGGTCTACGGCGGGGCTTCGGTCGGGACCATGGGCGTCGTCGCGGACGCCGCGCTGGCCGCGGGCGGCGAGGTGATCGGCGTGATCCCGGAGGCGCTGGGCAGCGTCGAGATCGCGCACGCCGGCCTGACCGAACTGCACGTCGTCGCCGACATGCACCAGCGGAAGGCGAAGATGGCCGCGCTGTCCGACGGCTTCCTCGCGCTGCCCGGCGGCGCGGGGACGCTGGAGGAGCTGTTCGAGGTGTGGACGTGGGCGCAGCTCGGGTTGCACGAGAAGCCGATCGGGCTGGTCGACGTCGGCGGGTACTACGCGCCGCTGCTGAAGTTCGCCGACCACATGGTGTCGGAGGGCTTCCTGTCGGCTGGGTACCGGGACATGCTCTCGATCGACTCGGACGCTTCGGTGCTCCTGGACGGCTTCGCGGACTACGTGCCTCCGCCTCGGCCTAAGTGGGCTAAGTAG
- a CDS encoding proprotein convertase P-domain-containing protein produces MTGTAASGTHTAQYKLTVGTGGDVRTYSNDTDYALNDYGTVNSPITSTATGNAVSPVKVTVTGTHTCSEDLRISLKAPDGSTYSVKPTGSLPCTDLGTRNYSVNVTNEVAAGTWTLVVYDAYAQDTGTLDSWSITV; encoded by the coding sequence GTGACCGGCACCGCGGCGAGCGGCACGCACACCGCTCAGTACAAGCTGACCGTCGGCACCGGCGGTGACGTGCGCACCTACAGCAACGACACCGACTACGCGCTGAACGACTACGGCACGGTGAACAGCCCGATCACCTCGACCGCCACCGGCAACGCGGTTTCGCCGGTGAAGGTGACGGTGACCGGGACGCACACCTGCTCCGAGGACCTCCGGATCAGCCTGAAGGCCCCCGACGGCAGCACGTACTCGGTCAAACCCACCGGTTCCCTGCCCTGCACCGATCTGGGCACCCGGAACTACTCGGTGAACGTGACCAACGAAGTCGCGGCGGGCACGTGGACCCTCGTGGTCTACGACGCCTACGCGCAGGACACCGGCACGCTCGACAGCTGGTCCATCACCGTTTGA
- a CDS encoding GtrA family protein, whose product MTVVESVLSRTPEPLRSVLIKHRELLKFAIVGGTTFLVDNGVWYLLKLSVLESKPTTAKAIAIIVATIVSYILNREWSFRTRGGRERHHEAALFFVISGIAVVVNLIPLYTSRYIFDLEVPHVTRFVQELADFTSGSIIGMLLAMFFRFWGFKKWVFPDELGKRRRDSDEPDEDVIPLH is encoded by the coding sequence GTGACCGTGGTCGAATCCGTCCTTTCCAGGACGCCCGAGCCGCTCCGATCCGTGCTGATCAAGCACCGTGAGCTGTTGAAGTTCGCGATCGTGGGCGGCACGACGTTCCTGGTCGACAACGGCGTCTGGTACCTGCTGAAACTCAGTGTGCTGGAGTCGAAACCGACCACGGCGAAGGCCATCGCGATCATCGTCGCGACGATCGTGTCCTACATCCTCAACCGCGAGTGGTCCTTCCGGACCCGCGGCGGGCGCGAACGGCATCACGAAGCCGCGCTCTTCTTCGTGATCAGCGGCATCGCCGTGGTGGTCAACCTGATCCCGCTGTACACGTCGCGCTACATCTTCGACCTCGAAGTGCCGCACGTGACGCGGTTCGTCCAGGAGCTGGCGGACTTCACCAGCGGGTCGATCATCGGCATGCTGCTGGCGATGTTCTTCCGCTTCTGGGGCTTCAAGAAGTGGGTCTTCCCGGATGAGCTGGGCAAACGCCGCCGGGACAGTGACGAGCCGGACGAGGACGTCATTCCGCTCCACTAA
- a CDS encoding MFS transporter, with translation MSTALGAPPRARNTLALVGLFAAVFLAMLDAQVVATALPRMVGELGGAASFAWVTTAYLLAGSVSAPVYGKLGDLFGRKRVVLVAIALFVLGSLACALAPTMPLLIAARVLQGIGSGGLFVAVAAIIGELFPGREGARYFAWFSICFAGSSLAGPVVGGVLTDLAGWRSVFGLNVPIGLAAFGVVANYLSLERRRTTAPFDFAGIVVLSGAIVGLTLATPLSGSIGAVLLVAFLLIERRAAEPVIPLRLFRSRMFGLSVLASAAAGFVFLGSVNYLALFLQTAGDAGPAEAGLLLLPMTLAVAASSMVAGRVIAKTGTYRWAPILSMTLGLAAAFAMSTMDETTPLPIVVAHLVVFGAAAGLNMQVLSMAAQQNVARTDLGAVSATVGFLRSLGTTAGLTVFGAVFTNAFAEDSPAGYSSALNGVFWAMVPALAVGLAASLFLPRVSLRRNH, from the coding sequence TTGAGCACCGCTCTCGGCGCGCCGCCGCGCGCCCGAAACACCCTTGCCCTCGTCGGGCTCTTCGCCGCCGTGTTCCTGGCGATGCTCGACGCCCAAGTCGTCGCGACCGCGCTGCCGCGCATGGTCGGTGAGCTCGGCGGCGCCGCGTCGTTCGCCTGGGTCACCACCGCCTACCTGCTGGCGGGCAGCGTCAGCGCGCCCGTCTACGGAAAACTCGGTGACCTCTTCGGCCGCAAGCGCGTCGTGCTCGTCGCGATCGCGCTGTTCGTCCTCGGCTCCCTCGCCTGCGCTCTCGCCCCGACGATGCCGCTGCTGATCGCCGCCCGCGTGCTGCAGGGGATCGGCTCCGGCGGCCTGTTCGTCGCCGTCGCCGCGATCATCGGCGAGCTGTTCCCGGGACGCGAAGGCGCCCGCTACTTCGCCTGGTTCTCGATCTGCTTCGCCGGCTCCTCGCTCGCGGGCCCTGTCGTCGGCGGCGTCCTGACCGACCTCGCGGGCTGGCGGTCGGTCTTCGGCCTCAACGTGCCGATCGGGCTGGCCGCGTTCGGCGTCGTCGCGAACTACCTGAGCCTCGAACGACGCCGGACGACCGCGCCGTTCGACTTCGCGGGCATCGTCGTCCTGTCGGGCGCGATCGTCGGCCTGACCCTGGCGACGCCACTGTCGGGCTCGATCGGCGCGGTGCTGCTCGTCGCCTTTCTGCTCATCGAACGCCGAGCGGCCGAGCCGGTCATCCCGCTCCGGCTCTTCCGCTCCCGGATGTTCGGCCTCAGCGTGCTGGCCAGTGCCGCCGCCGGGTTCGTCTTCCTGGGTTCGGTCAACTACTTGGCGCTCTTCCTGCAGACCGCGGGCGACGCCGGGCCCGCGGAAGCCGGACTCCTGCTGCTGCCCATGACCCTCGCGGTCGCCGCGTCGTCGATGGTCGCTGGCCGGGTCATCGCCAAGACCGGCACTTACCGCTGGGCACCGATCCTCAGCATGACCCTCGGCCTCGCCGCCGCGTTCGCGATGTCCACCATGGACGAGACGACACCGTTGCCGATCGTCGTCGCCCATCTCGTCGTGTTCGGCGCGGCGGCCGGGCTCAACATGCAGGTGCTTTCCATGGCGGCCCAGCAGAACGTCGCCAGGACCGATCTCGGCGCGGTTTCGGCGACCGTCGGTTTCCTGCGTTCCCTCGGTACCACGGCCGGGCTGACCGTTTTCGGCGCGGTGTTCACGAACGCCTTCGCCGAGGACAGTCCCGCCGGCTACTCCTCCGCACTCAACGGCGTGTTCTGGGCGATGGTCCCCGCTTTGGCCGTCGGCCTCGCCGCTTCCCTCTTCCTGCCGCGCGTTTCGCTGCGGCGCAACCACTAA
- a CDS encoding NAD(P)H-binding protein, with protein sequence MILVLGSTGKIGRELVPALLDRDARVRALTRDPARARIDPRAEVAAGDLDAFDPALLDGVDRVFVLTSGHGSDPLAQERAVLKAATGVSHIVKLSTTGVHFGQTDPISLVHAEAERAVREAGPDWTILRPGTFMDNRFAWLHAVRGDGVVRVPEGDPASALVHVRDIAEVAATVLTTDGHAGRTYPITGGEALTTRRQVEILGDALGRPLTYVEEPEAASRARMLGYGWPASAVDGIFELKRQSAGNEEIVFGTVRDLLGRAPLTFADWAREHAAAFA encoded by the coding sequence ATGATCCTCGTTCTCGGTTCCACCGGCAAAATCGGCCGTGAACTCGTCCCCGCGCTGCTGGACAGGGACGCTCGCGTGCGTGCGCTGACGCGCGACCCCGCCCGCGCCCGTATCGATCCGCGTGCCGAGGTCGCCGCCGGTGATCTCGACGCCTTCGATCCCGCGCTGCTCGACGGCGTCGACCGCGTGTTCGTCCTGACCTCCGGGCACGGCTCGGACCCCCTCGCCCAGGAGCGGGCCGTACTCAAGGCCGCCACCGGCGTCTCGCACATCGTCAAACTCTCCACGACCGGCGTCCACTTCGGACAGACCGACCCCATCTCCCTCGTGCACGCCGAGGCCGAACGGGCCGTGCGCGAAGCCGGGCCGGACTGGACGATCCTGCGTCCCGGCACGTTCATGGACAACCGGTTCGCCTGGCTGCACGCCGTGCGCGGCGACGGGGTCGTCCGCGTCCCCGAAGGCGATCCGGCGTCCGCGCTGGTGCATGTCCGCGACATCGCCGAAGTCGCCGCGACCGTGCTGACCACCGACGGGCACGCGGGCAGGACGTACCCGATCACCGGCGGCGAAGCGCTCACGACGCGGCGGCAGGTCGAGATCCTCGGCGACGCGCTCGGGCGGCCGCTGACGTACGTCGAAGAGCCCGAAGCCGCTTCGCGAGCCAGGATGCTCGGGTACGGCTGGCCCGCTTCGGCGGTCGACGGGATCTTCGAGCTCAAGCGGCAGTCGGCCGGGAACGAGGAGATCGTGTTCGGCACTGTCCGCGACCTGCTCGGGCGGGCGCCGCTGACGTTCGCGGACTGGGCTCGGGAGCACGCCGCCGCCTTCGCCTGA
- a CDS encoding DUF3017 domain-containing protein, with product MAVAGQRRDRGALLHHLPFLLVMLVVAVAALRIGQYHWRQGAALIGGALLLAGLLRAVLPEAKAGLLAIRGKPVDVLTYGALSVLILFIAFTITGGPLS from the coding sequence ATGGCGGTGGCCGGACAACGGCGTGACCGTGGGGCACTGCTCCATCACCTGCCGTTCCTGCTGGTGATGCTGGTGGTGGCGGTCGCCGCCCTCCGGATCGGCCAGTACCACTGGCGGCAGGGGGCCGCGCTGATCGGCGGAGCGTTGCTGCTCGCCGGCCTGCTCCGGGCGGTACTGCCCGAGGCGAAGGCCGGACTGCTGGCGATCCGGGGCAAGCCGGTCGACGTCCTGACCTACGGCGCGCTTTCCGTCTTGATCCTGTTCATCGCCTTCACGATCACCGGCGGACCTCTGTCCTGA
- a CDS encoding TNT domain-containing protein (This protein contains a domain related to Tuberculosis Necrotizing Toxin, which is the C-terminal effector domain of outer membrane channel protein CpnT, and which has a lethal NAD+-glycohydrolase activity.), which yields MTVAQPTTQLNATEQDTLVKQIGLALLRAAPRDWRKVTAEYRAVGRYHEMTGEIITEDGSSHEWVATHDIATLFGRLRAGMYRDGRGTWFNARYQLDHPSSYNLEYNRDEPQWRLAPPPQALSDELRMFPRSEENVPEWLIRRMSGLGPEQPGPHFRIARIFDTIGPAGRPVINRPDLEIEEQDRLLEYLDHAPLVVTERGYDIDRLAQTPEATVPVAFHSDGQWIWPAAVNFYLRQYGVSPELDLIEHVRQNDFTLSEVDGPTLQAAAGYLTRGNQPPQQRPNGPGGPGGPGGPNNGSPAGPPPQGPPQNGPVPPPQQAAPGQAGPGGPAGPGPNQAAAQPPVPPPHQQGPDQAVVAAAAAAPVAAAAAVPSAETGVPDQAEQAQRYEDDYDTQDYQAQDFHEAAAEQQYEAGYEDPYAHDEARFHESEQDVFADEDRQGTDPEPEPRADPEATTYARVPQADAYERPPVEEEQDAYARQEEDQPYAPPEEETTTGYTPVEQADAGPELPLLTHDAGPNVAPPPSDTEVTQVDAPPPAPEVRPEPEPRRFEHPEPVLNELQAKFDELDVPGDVYRIGSPAEHGWSVEQVDGGGWRVGWYDGKLTNPAVFGDAEDAAAFMLGKVLLNPNGAPPPAEQPAVEEEPVEEPPAPPVLATLSPEIATGSHPVPPRESIPAQEQTAFTTAEELLGDDLDDEPAPAPVPPAPPARPNPVLASPPPAPPRREPPVTPPPPPMRREEPARPPAAANAAGAPDAKQNWPISPLNGEPPLTLFRGKELRELPAGSELDRFGGPNGNLTYAAGTPFEERSLVPEWVNRPYHVYRVQRPLEALAGVAIPWFNQPGGGSAYLLPASIEELLAEGDLIELDPGEPPID from the coding sequence GTGACCGTGGCACAACCGACGACTCAGTTGAACGCGACCGAGCAGGACACCCTGGTCAAACAGATCGGCCTCGCCCTGCTGCGGGCCGCTCCGCGTGATTGGCGGAAGGTGACCGCCGAGTACCGAGCCGTCGGCAGGTACCACGAGATGACCGGGGAGATCATCACCGAGGACGGCAGCTCGCACGAATGGGTCGCGACGCACGACATCGCGACGCTGTTCGGCAGGCTCCGTGCCGGGATGTATCGCGACGGGCGCGGCACCTGGTTCAACGCCCGCTACCAGCTCGACCACCCGTCCAGCTACAACCTCGAATACAACCGCGACGAGCCGCAGTGGCGCCTCGCGCCGCCTCCGCAGGCGCTCTCCGACGAACTGCGCATGTTCCCCCGTTCCGAGGAGAACGTGCCCGAATGGCTGATCCGGCGCATGTCCGGCCTCGGTCCCGAGCAGCCCGGACCGCATTTCCGCATCGCCCGCATCTTCGACACGATCGGCCCGGCCGGGCGTCCGGTGATCAACCGGCCCGACCTGGAGATCGAGGAGCAGGACAGGCTGCTCGAGTACCTCGACCACGCGCCGCTGGTGGTCACCGAACGCGGCTACGACATCGACCGGCTCGCGCAGACCCCCGAGGCCACCGTCCCGGTCGCCTTCCACAGCGACGGGCAGTGGATCTGGCCCGCCGCCGTGAACTTCTACCTGCGCCAGTACGGCGTCTCCCCGGAGCTCGACCTGATCGAGCACGTCCGGCAGAACGACTTCACGCTGTCCGAGGTCGATGGCCCGACGCTGCAGGCCGCAGCGGGGTACCTCACCCGGGGGAATCAGCCTCCGCAGCAGCGCCCCAACGGTCCGGGTGGGCCCGGCGGACCTGGTGGGCCCAACAACGGCTCGCCCGCGGGCCCGCCTCCGCAGGGTCCGCCGCAGAACGGCCCGGTGCCGCCCCCGCAGCAGGCCGCGCCCGGTCAGGCCGGACCCGGTGGTCCCGCGGGCCCCGGTCCGAACCAGGCCGCCGCCCAGCCGCCCGTCCCGCCGCCGCACCAGCAGGGTCCGGACCAGGCAGTGGTGGCCGCCGCGGCCGCCGCTCCGGTCGCCGCGGCCGCGGCCGTCCCCTCCGCGGAGACAGGTGTCCCGGACCAGGCCGAGCAGGCCCAGCGGTACGAAGACGACTACGACACCCAGGACTACCAGGCGCAGGACTTCCACGAAGCCGCCGCCGAGCAGCAGTACGAAGCCGGTTACGAAGACCCGTACGCGCACGACGAGGCGCGGTTCCACGAGTCCGAACAGGACGTCTTCGCCGACGAAGACCGGCAGGGCACCGATCCCGAGCCGGAACCTCGGGCCGACCCGGAGGCCACCACGTACGCGCGGGTCCCGCAGGCCGACGCCTATGAGCGGCCGCCGGTCGAGGAAGAGCAGGACGCGTACGCCCGGCAGGAGGAAGACCAGCCGTACGCGCCTCCCGAAGAGGAGACGACGACCGGTTACACGCCGGTCGAGCAGGCCGACGCCGGTCCCGAGCTGCCTCTCCTCACGCACGACGCGGGGCCGAACGTGGCGCCCCCGCCGTCGGACACCGAGGTCACGCAGGTCGACGCCCCGCCGCCCGCGCCCGAGGTCCGCCCCGAGCCCGAACCGCGCCGCTTCGAGCACCCCGAGCCGGTGCTGAACGAGTTGCAGGCGAAGTTCGACGAACTCGACGTGCCCGGCGACGTCTACCGCATCGGCTCGCCCGCCGAACACGGCTGGAGCGTCGAGCAGGTCGACGGCGGCGGCTGGCGGGTCGGCTGGTACGACGGGAAGCTGACCAATCCGGCCGTGTTCGGTGACGCCGAGGACGCGGCCGCGTTCATGCTCGGCAAGGTTCTGCTGAACCCGAACGGCGCTCCGCCTCCCGCGGAGCAGCCCGCCGTCGAAGAGGAACCCGTCGAGGAGCCACCGGCACCGCCCGTGCTGGCGACGCTGTCCCCCGAGATCGCCACCGGTTCGCATCCGGTGCCGCCGCGGGAGTCGATCCCGGCACAGGAACAGACCGCGTTCACGACGGCCGAAGAGCTGCTCGGGGACGATTTGGACGACGAGCCCGCGCCCGCGCCGGTCCCGCCCGCGCCCCCGGCGCGGCCGAACCCGGTGCTGGCGAGCCCGCCGCCCGCGCCGCCGCGGCGCGAGCCGCCGGTGACGCCGCCTCCGCCGCCGATGCGGCGCGAGGAACCGGCCCGTCCGCCCGCGGCGGCGAACGCCGCCGGGGCGCCAGACGCCAAGCAGAACTGGCCGATCTCGCCGCTCAACGGTGAGCCGCCGCTGACGCTGTTCCGCGGCAAGGAGCTGCGTGAGCTGCCCGCGGGCAGCGAGCTGGACCGCTTCGGCGGCCCGAACGGCAACCTG